A genomic window from Sulfurospirillum multivorans DSM 12446 includes:
- the folP gene encoding dihydropteroate synthase yields MKLCKLNANSDVAALFHTLGVTREGSTILKQKAHHNLIYIKDLKTPAANILKQDALSIGADLAVPKDTITCKTALVDAILIANDKQLKELARKEKAQPFGLKEVALKLNELCVTCKNDFEIMGVINTNEDSFFQGSRFSGEAALKHIETMIGEGASIIDLGGVSSRPGSLSVSEMEELARVKPIIDLIYEHKLFEKARFSLDSYSPLCLEYALQRGFSIVNDITALANDDVARVAAKYDATVILMHMQGEPLSMQQEPQYDNVLIEVDAFFEERIAKAKSFGIFKIVLDVGIGFGKNLEHNLTLLKHHEHFLHFGYPLLFGASRKSMIDKIIPTPISERLAGTLALHLKAYEHGATILRVHDVKEHLQALSVLRALNQTTF; encoded by the coding sequence ATGAAACTTTGTAAATTAAACGCTAACAGCGATGTTGCAGCGCTCTTTCACACTTTAGGTGTCACTCGTGAAGGAAGTACGATTTTAAAGCAAAAGGCGCATCACAATCTTATCTACATTAAAGATCTTAAAACACCTGCAGCCAATATTCTCAAACAAGATGCCTTGTCTATTGGCGCCGATCTTGCGGTGCCTAAAGATACGATTACATGTAAAACAGCTTTGGTCGATGCGATCTTAATTGCCAATGATAAACAGCTGAAAGAGCTTGCGCGCAAAGAGAAAGCGCAACCCTTTGGACTCAAAGAGGTTGCTTTAAAATTGAATGAATTGTGCGTTACATGTAAGAATGATTTTGAGATTATGGGCGTTATTAACACGAATGAAGACAGCTTTTTTCAAGGCAGTCGTTTCAGTGGTGAAGCTGCACTCAAACACATCGAAACGATGATAGGTGAGGGTGCGAGTATCATCGATTTGGGTGGTGTTTCGAGTCGTCCGGGGAGCCTGAGCGTGAGTGAAATGGAAGAGCTTGCGCGCGTGAAGCCTATCATCGATCTGATTTACGAGCATAAACTGTTTGAAAAAGCACGTTTTTCGCTCGATAGCTATTCACCTTTGTGTTTGGAATATGCACTGCAACGTGGTTTTAGTATCGTTAACGACATTACCGCTCTTGCCAATGATGATGTGGCACGTGTTGCGGCAAAGTACGATGCAACCGTCATTTTGATGCACATGCAAGGTGAACCTTTGAGCATGCAACAAGAGCCTCAGTATGACAATGTTCTCATTGAAGTGGATGCTTTTTTTGAAGAGCGTATTGCGAAGGCAAAAAGCTTTGGTATTTTCAAGATCGTTCTTGATGTGGGCATTGGGTTTGGAAAAAATTTAGAGCACAATTTAACACTTCTGAAACACCATGAACACTTTTTGCATTTTGGCTATCCATTACTTTTTGGAGCCAGTCGAAAATCGATGATCGACAAAATCATCCCTACGCCCATTTCTGAGCGTTTAGCGGGTACTTTAGCCCTTCATCTTAAGGCGTATGAACACGGTGCCACAATACTGCGCGTTCATGACGTTAAAGAGCATCTGCAAGCACTGAGTGTTTTGCGGGCTCTCAATCAAACAACCTTTTAG
- a CDS encoding DNA polymerase III subunit delta', translating into MKTNDEGVFSHILICKNVEKAKESLHETYAKERHLFFIKDEFLIDDAKEVIKEAYIAESENKYLILIAKGYRVEAQNALLKILEEPPRHIVFIVVAPSKTAFLPTVRSRLLQKELLIEQEVTHSGLNLAKLDLGDMYPFIQKHQNVEKGLLKELVQAIVYESIHEHHLRFSEKELEHFAKLLHLVELNTRAQTILTSLLLSIMLRKYR; encoded by the coding sequence TTGAAAACGAATGATGAAGGGGTTTTCAGCCATATTTTGATTTGTAAAAATGTGGAAAAAGCCAAAGAGAGTCTGCATGAAACGTATGCCAAAGAGCGTCACCTATTTTTCATCAAAGATGAGTTTCTCATCGATGATGCCAAAGAGGTGATCAAAGAGGCGTATATCGCCGAATCTGAAAATAAATACCTTATTCTCATCGCCAAAGGATACCGCGTCGAGGCGCAAAATGCGCTTTTGAAAATCCTAGAAGAACCTCCTCGCCACATTGTTTTCATTGTCGTTGCCCCTTCTAAAACAGCTTTTTTGCCAACCGTTCGCTCACGCCTTCTTCAAAAAGAGCTCTTGATTGAACAAGAGGTGACGCACAGTGGACTCAACCTTGCGAAACTCGATCTAGGCGATATGTATCCGTTTATTCAAAAACACCAAAATGTTGAAAAAGGGCTGCTCAAAGAGTTGGTTCAAGCCATTGTGTATGAATCGATTCATGAGCATCATCTGCGTTTCAGTGAAAAAGAGCTGGAACATTTTGCAAAACTGTTGCATTTGGTGGAACTTAATACCAGAGCGCAAACGATTTTAACTTCTCTTTTGCTCTCCATTATGTTAAGAAAATACCGATGA
- a CDS encoding HobA family DNA replication regulator: MQQFLKWTLEEIRKDGSMMSWMEEKRFEWVPLAASMLKNLLDGHTFIVITDDDRAWFSHYMLRAINNHHKNRPILPFIALQTLYPNLYQVKTKEDIELLENMLSQAFPSGYTFFYVGKNSDVKMQIAKRKDDSFLWIMDEHVQNSFYLLSDDDSLDIKLIQLFRLLDKSIDAVLFAEVNFENE; encoded by the coding sequence ATGCAACAATTTCTAAAATGGACACTTGAGGAGATCCGCAAAGACGGTTCTATGATGAGCTGGATGGAAGAGAAGAGGTTCGAATGGGTTCCTCTTGCCGCTTCCATGCTCAAAAATCTTCTGGATGGCCATACGTTTATTGTGATCACCGATGATGATCGCGCGTGGTTTTCGCACTATATGCTCAGAGCCATCAACAATCACCACAAAAATAGACCGATTTTGCCTTTTATTGCGTTGCAAACACTCTATCCTAACCTTTACCAAGTCAAAACGAAAGAAGACATCGAGCTTTTAGAAAACATGCTCTCCCAAGCTTTTCCGAGTGGTTACACGTTTTTTTATGTCGGTAAAAATAGCGATGTAAAGATGCAAATTGCCAAACGTAAAGACGATAGTTTTTTATGGATTATGGACGAACATGTTCAAAATAGTTTTTACCTTTTAAGCGATGACGATAGTTTAGATATTAAATTGATTCAACTCTTTAGACTTCTCGATAAAAGTATCGATGCCGTGCTTTTTGCCGAGGTTAACTTTGAAAACGAATGA
- a CDS encoding aspartate kinase has product MLIVQKYGGTSVGNVERIEAVAKRVIESKQEGHDLVVVVSAMSGETNKLLEYAAHFSTTPNHREVDMLLSSGERVTSALLAIALEAEGYAAVSMSGRRAGIVTDAVHTKARIEYIDTTLMKKELKEGKIVVVAGFQGVTENGEVSTLGRGGSDLSAVAIAGALEADLCEIYTDVDGVYTTDPRIEPKAKKLDKISYDEMLELASLGAKVLQSRSVEMAKKLNVNLVTRSSFNKHEGTLITKEDKIMEQPLVSGIALDKNQARVTLRGVTDKPGIAAEIFKKLADCNVNVDMIIQNVGHDGTTNLGFTVPQNELEMTKAAMSELRASDVMEYDSDIVKVSVVGVGMKSHSGVACKAFDTMAKEGINIEMISTSEIKISMVIQAKYGELAVRALHSAYQLDK; this is encoded by the coding sequence ATGTTGATCGTTCAAAAATACGGAGGAACGAGTGTTGGCAATGTTGAGCGCATTGAGGCTGTTGCCAAACGAGTCATAGAAAGCAAACAAGAGGGACACGATCTTGTCGTCGTTGTTTCCGCGATGAGTGGTGAGACCAATAAACTCTTAGAGTATGCAGCGCATTTTAGCACAACACCCAATCATCGCGAAGTCGATATGTTATTAAGTTCTGGTGAGCGTGTGACCAGTGCTTTGCTTGCGATTGCGCTTGAAGCAGAGGGTTATGCTGCTGTTTCGATGAGTGGACGTCGTGCTGGGATTGTGACCGATGCGGTTCATACCAAAGCGCGTATTGAATACATTGATACCACACTGATGAAAAAAGAGCTAAAAGAAGGCAAAATTGTCGTCGTTGCAGGCTTTCAAGGTGTGACCGAAAACGGTGAAGTCTCAACGCTGGGTCGTGGAGGCAGTGATCTTTCTGCGGTTGCGATTGCAGGAGCGTTAGAAGCGGATCTGTGTGAGATTTACACCGATGTGGATGGTGTTTATACAACCGATCCTCGCATTGAACCTAAGGCTAAAAAACTCGATAAAATCAGCTACGATGAGATGTTAGAGCTCGCAAGTTTGGGGGCGAAAGTGCTTCAAAGCCGCTCTGTTGAGATGGCAAAAAAACTCAACGTCAATCTCGTGACACGCAGTAGCTTTAACAAACACGAAGGAACACTTATTACAAAGGAAGATAAGATTATGGAACAACCATTAGTTAGCGGTATTGCACTCGATAAAAACCAAGCCAGAGTGACACTTCGCGGTGTTACGGATAAGCCTGGCATTGCGGCTGAGATTTTTAAAAAACTCGCTGATTGTAACGTTAACGTTGATATGATTATCCAAAATGTAGGACACGATGGCACAACAAACCTTGGTTTTACTGTTCCTCAAAATGAGCTAGAGATGACAAAAGCTGCTATGAGTGAGCTTAGAGCAAGTGATGTTATGGAGTATGACAGTGACATCGTTAAAGTCTCAGTTGTGGGTGTAGGTATGAAATCGCACAGTGGTGTGGCGTGTAAAGCGTTTGACACGATGGCAAAAGAGGGCATTAACATCGAGATGATCAGTACCAGCGAGATCAAAATCTCTATGGTTATTCAAGCAAAATACGGTGAACTTGCCGTTCGTGCCCTTCACAGTGCTTACCAATTGGATAAATAA
- a CDS encoding RNA pyrophosphohydrolase, which produces MESPKRYRPNVAAVIVSAKYPFQCQLFIASRSDIADAWQFPQGGIDAGETPQEALYRELEEEIGTGDVEIIAEYPQWLQYDFPQKIAQKMYPFDGQSQKYFLVRLKKDAKINLATKEPEFCDYKFVNLEEVFDFITYFKRPVYKQVLEYFKKEGYL; this is translated from the coding sequence ATGGAATCACCAAAACGATACAGACCCAATGTTGCTGCCGTGATTGTCTCTGCCAAATACCCTTTTCAATGCCAACTTTTTATTGCCAGTCGTAGTGATATTGCCGACGCTTGGCAGTTTCCACAAGGTGGAATTGATGCGGGAGAAACCCCTCAAGAAGCCCTTTATCGTGAGCTTGAAGAGGAAATTGGTACCGGTGATGTTGAAATCATTGCAGAGTATCCTCAGTGGTTACAATACGATTTTCCTCAAAAAATTGCTCAAAAAATGTACCCTTTTGATGGACAGAGCCAGAAATATTTTTTAGTAAGACTCAAAAAAGATGCCAAGATTAACCTTGCAACCAAAGAGCCAGAGTTTTGCGACTATAAATTTGTCAATTTAGAAGAAGTGTTTGATTTTATTACCTATTTCAAGCGACCTGTGTATAAGCAAGTGTTAGAATATTTCAAAAAAGAAGGGTATCTTTAA
- the hemW gene encoding radical SAM family heme chaperone HemW: MLAYLHIPFCDSKCHYCAFNSYDNKSVLKQNYMQQITKQLRYELEKFNTPSKSIRSLFIGGGTPSTIQALWYAPFFEMITPYLADNAEVTSEANPQSATKEWIEGMRTLGVNRLSFGVQSFNAQKLTFLGRNHTPKQALDAITSAANLGIQNISLDLIYGTALDTPALLQEDLNIASSLPINHLSAYALTLEEETPFFKRTDVANGSEELAKDFVHAIIQAGFPQYEISNFGTYQSVHNKGYWEHQDYLGIGAGAVGFLKNRRFYPAKEIEAYVQNPLFQEIEKLSLEDLHVEKIFLGLRSMIGIALASFSPKEMMQVSILVEENKLTCKDHRVFNTDYFLSDEIALFITQ, encoded by the coding sequence GTGTTAGCTTACCTCCATATCCCTTTTTGCGATAGCAAATGCCACTACTGCGCCTTTAACTCTTACGATAACAAAAGTGTACTCAAGCAAAATTACATGCAACAGATTACAAAGCAACTGCGCTATGAGTTGGAAAAATTTAATACACCTTCCAAAAGTATTCGCTCTTTATTTATTGGAGGCGGAACACCTTCAACCATTCAAGCCTTGTGGTATGCACCATTTTTTGAGATGATCACGCCCTATTTGGCAGATAATGCCGAAGTCACCTCCGAAGCCAATCCTCAATCGGCAACAAAGGAATGGATAGAGGGAATGCGCACGTTAGGCGTCAATCGTCTCAGCTTTGGTGTGCAGAGTTTTAATGCACAAAAATTGACCTTTTTAGGGCGCAATCACACGCCCAAACAGGCTTTAGACGCTATCACTTCGGCGGCAAATCTGGGCATTCAAAACATCTCCCTTGATCTCATTTATGGCACCGCACTGGACACGCCAGCTCTGTTGCAAGAAGACCTTAACATCGCCAGCTCCTTGCCCATCAATCATCTGAGTGCCTACGCGCTCACCCTCGAAGAAGAGACGCCCTTTTTCAAACGAACCGATGTTGCCAATGGCTCAGAGGAACTTGCCAAAGATTTCGTACACGCGATTATACAAGCAGGATTTCCCCAATACGAAATCTCCAATTTCGGAACCTACCAAAGCGTTCATAACAAAGGGTATTGGGAACATCAAGACTATTTAGGAATCGGGGCTGGTGCAGTAGGATTTTTAAAAAATAGGCGTTTTTATCCCGCAAAAGAGATCGAAGCTTACGTTCAAAATCCTCTTTTTCAAGAGATCGAAAAACTTAGCCTTGAAGATTTACATGTCGAAAAAATTTTCCTAGGATTGAGGAGCATGATTGGCATCGCACTAGCCAGTTTTAGCCCCAAAGAGATGATGCAAGTTAGCATTTTAGTGGAAGAAAACAAGCTTACATGTAAAGATCATCGTGTCTTTAACACGGACTACTTTTTAAGCGACGAGATAGCGCTTTTTATTACTCAATAG
- a CDS encoding cation:proton antiporter: MDNILAIILSATALATLFNLLLKRFNIPTIIGYIITGFAIAYMYKLGRNNESLTHIAEFGVVFLMFTIGLEFSIKHLLSMKKDVFFYGLLQVSLVGGVIALGAEHFFGIEKKSAIIIGYALALSSTAIVLKILNDSGTIHTIYGRKALGILLFQDIAVIPILLMLNIFSNQNSSLSELLLQTLYSVIIILGLMFIIGKYLLNRFLSLVVWADTQEIFIASVLLLVVGASFLAHTLGFSYSLGAFLAGMMMSETQYKHQIEADLVPFRDLLLGLFFITVGMQIDLGLISQNYGTILLFLVTMVAFKTLVVFGILFFAVGGRVALKTGLALCQAGEFSLAILALASSTQLISAKTSQILIVTVVLSMIMTPFILKNMKKIVDAITKEPNNGDFMIHSSGIKDHIIVCGYGKLGQEIVYRLKKMNVNYLVLEHDINLVKLGQNRGEPVYFGNAAEKSILKNAFVEESKAVIIAINNEKKLILLCEVLKSFDAPIKIVAKASDYDEKKLLKALQVKHIVNEGREAAKALLKVAMDEDIDY; this comes from the coding sequence GTGGATAATATATTAGCGATCATTTTGAGTGCAACCGCTTTAGCAACCCTCTTTAACCTTTTGTTGAAGCGTTTTAATATACCAACGATTATTGGCTATATTATCACGGGATTTGCTATTGCTTACATGTATAAATTGGGTCGCAATAATGAATCTTTGACGCATATCGCAGAATTTGGTGTTGTTTTTTTAATGTTTACCATTGGGCTTGAGTTTTCCATCAAACATCTTTTAAGTATGAAAAAAGATGTTTTCTTTTACGGACTACTTCAAGTCTCTCTGGTTGGCGGCGTGATCGCTTTGGGTGCTGAGCATTTTTTTGGTATTGAAAAAAAGAGTGCGATCATTATCGGGTATGCGCTTGCGCTTTCATCCACGGCGATTGTGCTTAAGATTCTGAATGACAGTGGAACGATTCATACCATTTACGGGCGTAAAGCGCTGGGGATTTTACTCTTTCAAGATATTGCGGTCATTCCGATCTTGTTGATGCTTAACATCTTCTCAAATCAAAACAGTTCCCTTTCTGAGCTTCTTTTGCAGACGTTGTACAGTGTGATTATCATTTTGGGTTTGATGTTTATCATCGGCAAGTATCTGCTTAACCGCTTTTTATCGCTTGTTGTCTGGGCGGATACCCAAGAAATTTTCATCGCTTCGGTGTTGCTCCTCGTTGTGGGTGCCTCATTTTTAGCGCACACTTTAGGCTTTTCCTACTCTTTGGGCGCTTTTTTGGCAGGCATGATGATGTCTGAGACGCAGTACAAACACCAAATTGAAGCCGACTTGGTTCCTTTTCGAGACTTGTTGCTCGGACTCTTTTTTATCACCGTTGGTATGCAGATTGATCTTGGGTTGATTTCTCAAAATTATGGCACGATTTTGCTTTTTTTAGTCACAATGGTTGCCTTTAAAACGCTGGTTGTTTTTGGGATTTTATTTTTTGCTGTGGGTGGTCGAGTTGCGCTGAAAACGGGTTTGGCATTGTGTCAAGCGGGTGAGTTTTCGTTGGCGATTTTAGCCCTTGCAAGCTCCACGCAGCTTATCAGTGCCAAGACATCTCAGATTTTGATTGTTACGGTTGTTTTATCGATGATTATGACGCCATTTATTCTGAAAAATATGAAAAAAATTGTCGATGCCATTACGAAAGAGCCCAATAACGGCGATTTTATGATTCACTCTTCAGGCATTAAAGATCACATCATTGTGTGTGGATATGGAAAGCTAGGGCAAGAGATTGTGTATCGTCTCAAAAAGATGAATGTCAATTATTTGGTTTTAGAACATGACATCAATCTGGTCAAACTCGGGCAAAACAGGGGTGAACCAGTTTATTTTGGCAATGCAGCTGAGAAGAGTATTTTGAAAAATGCGTTTGTGGAAGAGTCTAAAGCGGTTATTATTGCGATTAACAATGAGAAAAAACTCATTCTGCTGTGCGAGGTGCTCAAATCATTTGATGCACCGATTAAGATCGTTGCCAAAGCGAGTGACTACGATGAAAAAAAACTGCTTAAAGCACTTCAGGTGAAGCATATTGTCAACGAAGGAAGAGAAGCCGCCAAAGCACTTTTGAAAGTGGCGATGGATGAAGATATAGATTATTAG
- a CDS encoding heat shock protein transcriptional repressor HspR, translating to MHHGYEEPVYLISVVAKVLTIHPQTLRQYEREGLVRPSRTDGKMRLYSQQDIDKIKMIQRLTRDLGVNLAGVDIIMQLKDKIDDFEVLVESLRMELSGLTKKSTQTKNPLVKHKNSYEIILFGE from the coding sequence ATGCATCATGGGTATGAAGAACCGGTTTATTTGATCAGTGTTGTCGCAAAAGTTTTAACCATTCACCCTCAAACACTTCGCCAGTATGAGCGAGAAGGGCTTGTTAGGCCTTCAAGGACCGATGGGAAGATGAGGCTTTATTCACAACAAGATATTGACAAAATCAAGATGATTCAGCGCCTTACACGCGATCTTGGGGTCAATCTTGCTGGTGTTGACATCATTATGCAGCTCAAAGATAAAATCGATGATTTTGAAGTATTGGTGGAGAGTTTACGCATGGAACTCAGTGGGCTTACGAAAAAAAGTACGCAAACCAAAAATCCTTTGGTGAAACATAAAAACAGTTACGAGATCATTTTATTTGGGGAATAG
- a CDS encoding DnaJ family protein, which yields MSKSLYETLDVAVDASAEEIKKAYRRLARKYHPDINKDSGAEEKFKEINAAYEILSDEQKRRQYDQYGDSMFGGQNFHDFANAQGGANLDDILRSIFGGGGGGGFGGFSSGGRGGFGSFGSGGFGGFSEPDLDVSAKIIIPFNVAILGGKHSLSYNNESFDVKIPAGIKNGEKMRVKEKGKSFQGQKGDLILSVEVASSPEYTREGDDLVKSIDIPLKTALFGGKIAVDTLYKEITLKVKEDTKNGQKFRVKEYGALNRKTQSKGDLYLVANIVLPPLASLDSSLKALLEEHLPH from the coding sequence ATGAGTAAGAGCTTATATGAAACATTAGATGTCGCCGTCGATGCGAGTGCGGAAGAGATCAAAAAAGCTTACCGAAGATTAGCGCGTAAGTACCATCCTGACATCAACAAAGATTCAGGGGCGGAAGAGAAATTTAAAGAAATTAATGCTGCCTATGAAATCCTCAGTGATGAGCAAAAACGTCGTCAGTACGACCAATACGGCGATAGCATGTTTGGCGGTCAGAATTTCCACGATTTTGCCAATGCACAAGGGGGTGCGAATTTAGACGATATTTTACGTAGCATCTTCGGTGGCGGAGGCGGCGGTGGATTTGGAGGCTTTAGCAGTGGTGGGCGAGGCGGCTTTGGAAGCTTTGGTAGCGGCGGTTTTGGTGGGTTTAGTGAGCCAGACTTAGATGTCAGTGCTAAAATTATTATTCCTTTCAATGTGGCTATTTTAGGTGGCAAACATTCGCTCTCATACAACAATGAAAGTTTTGATGTCAAAATTCCTGCTGGCATCAAAAACGGCGAAAAGATGCGCGTGAAAGAGAAAGGTAAATCGTTTCAAGGTCAAAAGGGCGATCTTATCTTAAGTGTGGAAGTCGCCTCCAGTCCTGAATATACCAGAGAAGGTGATGATCTGGTAAAGAGCATTGATATCCCGCTTAAAACAGCTCTTTTTGGTGGTAAAATCGCTGTGGATACGCTCTATAAAGAGATTACCCTCAAAGTCAAAGAAGATACGAAAAATGGACAAAAATTTAGAGTCAAAGAGTATGGTGCATTGAACCGTAAAACGCAAAGTAAAGGTGATTTGTACTTAGTGGCTAACATCGTTCTTCCTCCTCTTGCTTCTTTGGATAGCTCCTTAAAAGCACTGTTGGAAGAACATTTACCACATTAA
- a CDS encoding Do family serine endopeptidase, with amino-acid sequence MKKIILLSLVASLSLFGATIDIAQMPKDSERKDATASNVILSYNTAIKEAKKSVVNIATTKKSKQNDQLNELMQNPFFKEFFGNKMPELKQQERKSHSLGSGVIISANGYIVTNNHVVEGADEIVVTLPDDEKEYKAKVIGEDPKTDLAVVKIEAKDLQVAKFGDSSNLLEGDLVFAIGNPFGVGETITQGIISALNKNNVGLNQYENFIQTDASINPGNSGGALVDSRGALIGINSAILSKTGGNNGIGFAIPSNMVQKIATSLVETGKIERGFMGVSISDLTNDLKELYENKQGSVILMIEKNSPAEKGGLQVSDLILEVDGIKVKNSNELKNTVASIAPDKTITITYERDKKVKTTKIKLAKMDSEEVVASSDGKATTTPIEGLSLLEINDKTRAQYQIPKEVEGVLVLEVKEDSKAEKMGFREGDIIIQVEQMHITSLKDLNSAIKAHKNSKKRVIINRQNYRAILVMP; translated from the coding sequence ATGAAAAAAATAATTTTACTATCGCTTGTTGCATCACTATCCCTCTTTGGCGCGACGATTGACATCGCTCAAATGCCTAAAGATTCTGAACGCAAAGATGCCACAGCTTCCAATGTGATCCTCTCTTACAATACCGCTATCAAAGAGGCTAAGAAGAGTGTTGTCAACATTGCAACGACGAAAAAAAGTAAGCAAAACGACCAACTCAATGAACTCATGCAAAATCCGTTCTTTAAAGAGTTCTTTGGAAATAAGATGCCTGAACTCAAACAACAAGAACGTAAATCGCACTCTTTGGGTTCAGGTGTCATTATCTCCGCCAATGGCTACATCGTTACCAACAACCACGTCGTTGAAGGGGCGGATGAGATTGTCGTAACGCTTCCCGATGATGAAAAAGAGTATAAAGCTAAAGTGATCGGCGAAGATCCTAAAACTGATCTAGCCGTTGTTAAAATCGAAGCGAAAGATCTCCAAGTAGCTAAATTTGGCGACTCGTCTAACCTCTTAGAAGGCGATCTTGTTTTTGCCATTGGTAACCCTTTTGGCGTGGGTGAGACGATCACGCAAGGTATTATCTCCGCACTCAATAAAAACAATGTCGGACTGAATCAATACGAAAATTTCATTCAAACTGACGCTTCCATCAACCCTGGAAACTCGGGTGGTGCGCTTGTGGATAGCCGAGGGGCTCTCATTGGTATAAACAGCGCGATTCTCTCCAAAACAGGCGGAAATAACGGCATAGGCTTTGCCATTCCTTCCAATATGGTGCAAAAAATTGCAACCTCTTTGGTCGAAACAGGCAAAATTGAGCGTGGATTTATGGGTGTTTCCATTTCCGATCTTACCAATGATCTTAAAGAGCTGTATGAGAACAAACAAGGCTCCGTTATTTTGATGATCGAGAAAAATTCGCCTGCTGAAAAAGGGGGACTTCAAGTCTCCGATCTGATTCTTGAAGTGGATGGCATCAAAGTGAAGAACTCTAATGAGCTCAAAAATACGGTTGCAAGCATTGCGCCCGATAAAACCATTACCATTACGTATGAGCGTGATAAAAAAGTCAAAACAACCAAGATCAAACTTGCAAAAATGGATTCAGAAGAGGTAGTGGCAAGCAGTGATGGCAAAGCGACAACAACGCCTATTGAAGGGCTAAGTCTTTTGGAAATCAACGATAAAACCAGAGCCCAATACCAAATCCCCAAAGAAGTTGAAGGCGTGCTTGTTCTCGAAGTCAAAGAGGACTCGAAGGCTGAAAAAATGGGCTTTAGAGAAGGCGACATCATTATCCAAGTGGAACAGATGCACATCACCTCTCTTAAAGATTTAAACAGCGCAATTAAAGCACATAAAAACAGTAAAAAACGCGTTATCATCAACCGTCAAAACTACCGTGCTATCCTTGTAATGCCCTAA
- a CDS encoding response regulator transcription factor, translated as MTNVLMIEDDLELAEILMEYLEPFDIAITIADDPYLGLSTLDTQKFDLVILDLTLPGLDGLEVCTEIRKHHSIPIIISSARTDITDKVTALENGADDYLPKPYNPRELQARIMSLLRRQKGLIPTEQSVQKPKDLILNEEQMNIVLQGKQLHLTAAEYGILGYLMKKEGGVVSREELIYNIEAISEETTNKSIDVIIGRIRQKLGENPKEPTYIHAIRGVGYKFLQ; from the coding sequence ATGACAAATGTTTTGATGATCGAGGATGATTTAGAACTTGCCGAGATTTTGATGGAGTATTTAGAACCGTTTGATATTGCTATTACCATCGCGGACGATCCTTATCTTGGACTTTCAACCCTTGACACTCAAAAATTTGATCTTGTTATTTTAGACCTCACGCTTCCAGGACTCGATGGTCTTGAAGTCTGCACAGAGATACGCAAACACCACAGTATACCGATCATCATCTCCTCTGCACGCACTGACATTACTGACAAGGTGACTGCTTTGGAAAATGGTGCCGATGACTATCTTCCAAAACCTTACAATCCAAGGGAACTTCAAGCACGTATTATGAGTCTACTTCGTCGGCAAAAAGGGTTGATTCCTACCGAACAGAGTGTGCAAAAACCAAAAGATTTGATCTTGAATGAAGAGCAGATGAACATTGTGTTACAAGGGAAACAGCTGCATCTTACCGCTGCAGAGTATGGTATTTTAGGCTATTTGATGAAAAAAGAGGGCGGTGTGGTTTCAAGAGAAGAGCTTATTTATAATATCGAAGCGATCAGCGAAGAGACGACCAATAAAAGTATCGATGTGATCATTGGCAGAATTCGTCAAAAACTGGGTGAAAACCCTAAGGAGCCTACGTATATCCATGCAATTCGTGGTGTGGGATACAAATTTTTACAATGA